Below is a genomic region from Thermococcus alcaliphilus.
AAAAGAGGCAAAGCCCATAGAGATAAAAGAAAAGCCTACTATTCTCCTAACGGTTGGTATTCAGGGATCAGGGAAAACCACAAGCGTGGCAAAGCTCGCGAGATATTTCCAAAAGCATGGATATAAAGTAGGCTTGGTATGTTCGGACACCTGGCGTCCAGGTGCTTATTTCCAGTTAAAACAATTGGTAGAGCCGTATGGAATTGAGGTTTTTGGAGACCCCGAAGAAAAAGACGCAGTAAAGCTTGCCAAAGAGGGAGTGGAGTACTTCAAAAAGAAGGGCGTAGATGTGATAATAGTGGACTCCGCAGGAAGGCACAAGGAAGAGAAAGGACTCATAGAAGAGATGAAGCAAATAAGCGAAGCGATAAATCCCCATGAGGTCATCCTCGTAATCGACGGAACAATTGGACAGCAAGCGTATAATCAGGCATTGGCTTTTAAGGAGGCAACTCCCATAGGGTCGATAATTGTAACCAAGCTAGACGGTTCAGCCAAAGGTGGAGGGGCTCTTTCCGCTGTTGTAGCAACTGGAGCCCCAATAAAGTTCATTGGTGTTGGTGAGAAGATAGATGACTTAGAACCTTTTGATCCAAAGCGCTTTGTTTCAAGGCTCTTAGGATTGGGGGACATTCAAGGGTTGCTGGAGAAGTTCGAGGAACTTAGCAAGGAGGCTGAATTCAAAGAAGAAGACGTTGAAAAGTTCTTAAGAGGGAAGTTTAACCTCAAAGACATGTATGCTCAGTTAGAAGCTATGAGAAAAATGGGGCCACTCCAGCAGATACTAAAGATGATCCCGGGAATGGGTTATTCTATCCCAGATGAAGTAATTAAGGTGAGTGAAGAGAGACTGAAAAAATTCAAGGTAATCATGGATTCCATGACTGAAGAAGAGCTCGAAAATCCCGAGATAATAAACTACTCAAGGATCAAGAGAATAGCAAGGGGTTCTGGCACTAGTACAAAAGATGTAAAAGAACTGCTCAACCAGTATAAACAGATGAAAAAATTCTTTAAGGGTATGGACAAAAGGAAATTGGCTAAGATGGCCAAGAAGTTTAACTTTGGAGGGTTGGGCATATGATGGAGGCATTTGTTTTAATTATTGTAAAGCCCGGAAATGAAGACCTGGTATATGAAAAGCTGAAGGACATCCCACAAGTGAAGGAGATATACAAAGTCTATGGAGAATACGACATAATTATACGAGTTGAAATTGAGAACATTAAAGAGTTAGACAGCTTCCATGACGAGATTTTAAGGAAAATAAGAGAAATAGAGATGACCGAAACACTAATAGCAAGCTCTTACGGGAGCTGAGGTGATAAAAAAGTGGAGAAGAGGTGGGTAGCGACAATAAATTTAGAAACCCTGCAAATTAAAAGCGATCCCTCTTTTAAATTTAAATGCCTTCAGTGTGCCAACTGCTGCATAAACCTTGAGATACCCCTCAGAGATGAGGATATAACAAGAATAGAGGATTTGGGATTTAACGCGTGGGAGTTCGTGGATTATGAGAAAATGTTCTACAGGGGAGATAAGTTTTTGGGATACGGACTTAAGAAGAGACCGTTTGACGATGGCTGTGTCTTCCTTGGAGAAGATGGAAAGTGCAAGATTTACTCCAAACGGCCATTGGCATGTAAGCTTTATCCCTTTATTCTAATCAAGCACGGACTCGTTATTGAGGTATACGTAAAGGAAGATCCATTCTGTAAGGGAATTAATCATCCAGATGGAGAACATGTAGACCTAGATTTTGTTATGAAGTATTTTGGTGAGGTAATTTCAGAATACCGGCAAAAAATGGGAATCTCCAATCACCAGAATAAACCAGCAAATCTTATAATTTGACCATAAACCGAAACCTATTTATACATTTTCTTGTCAATATTATCTCACCAGCAGGAGGTGGGAGCTTGAGTCAGATAGAGGCAGTTAAAGAGAAACTCCGTGTCATCAGGATTTTAAGGCTCTTAAAAAAGAGCTACACATATGAAGAACTCTCAAGGATCACTGGACTTCCAATAACGGTGCTCAACAGATATGTGAGGGGAAAAGTCCTTCCAAGCACGCAGCGTGCCAAAGAGCTAATAAAGGTTCTCTCCCCATACGTAAACCTTGAAGAGGAGGTTAAGAAGAGAATAGTTTTTGATAAACATGGATTGTTTGATAACTTGAAAATTCTCAGCGATACAGACCTAATGAGCCTTATTGCTGAGAGCGTTGCCTCAAGGTACATGGAGATGGACATAGACAAAATACTAACGGCGGCTACGGATGGAATCCCTCTGGCAATTCACATCGGAAACGAACTTGGGGTAGATGTCGTCTACGCAAAGAAGAAGAAAGAAGTTGGAGTGGAAAAGTTTTACGAGGTAAATTATGTCTCAAGCTCTTCAGGAAGCGTTATGACGTTGTACCTCCCTTCTTGGGCAATTAAAAAGGGAGAGAGAGTTTTAATAGTTGACGATGTTGTGAGGAGTGGAGAAACCCAAAGAGCTCTCATAGAGATGTGCAAGCAGGCAAATGCAACACCTGCAGGAATGTTCTTCCTTATAAGTGCCGGCAATGCAATAGACAGGATAAAAGAGGAATACAACATCCCTGTGGACGTTATGGTAAGGCTTTGACCTTTATTATTTATTTGGAGGATTTAATATGGAAAATTTGGAGAATGAAGACAGGTTTATGATATACAATGTGGCTGGAAAGAGCATAATGGTGGAGGCAAAGCTCGGGGAGGAGTTTGACTTTATCTGCAGTGAGAAGGAATGTGGAGAGAGATTGGAACTGCACGGCGTTATAAAGGTTGTAACCCCTCAAGAGTATCGAAAGGTTCTAAAGGCAACGCTAAACGAAAATGAGGAGTTTCAGGTTATAGAAACTCTAAATCCAATTCCACTAATATTTGAAGGCACGGTAAATGGGGAAAAAGTAAAGTTACCCGCTGAGACTGTGCAAAACTTGGCGAGGAGATTTGTGAGAAACTTCCTAGACCTCTAGCGTTAAATCTTCCTTTACAATGTCCATTGCGACATGGGTGTAAGTCTTTTCCACACCATCTATCCTCAAAAGCTTCTTGACAAACCTGTTCATATCCTCTCTTCCCCTGAACTTTGCGATGACTATTATATCGTATTCCCCCGTAACATCGTAAACACAAGCAACATGGGGATCTTTGGCTATTTCCCTCTCAATCTCAATTATCCTCTTTCCCTGAGCTTTAACCCCGATTATCGTCGTAAGGTCATAGCCAAGTTTAGCGTAATCTAATTTTGGAGCAAACCCTCGGATAATCCCCTCTTCTTCAAGCCTCTTTATTCTGTTATACACCGTTCCCACAGCAACTCCTACTTTTTTCGCTATCTCCCTATATGAAAGTCGGGCATCTTCCTGAAGAATAGAGATTATTTTTCTGTCCAACTCATCCACCATCAGCCACACCAGAGAAAGTTTTGAAGGGAAGTTTAAATACCCTTTGATTTCCGTTAAATTATTTTGTTTAACAAAAGATTTATAAGCCAGTGAGAGAGGATAGGAAACGGGAGTGGACCGGTAGCCTAGCCAGGATAGGGCATCGGCCTCCTAAGCCGAGGGTCCGGGGTTCAAATCCCCGCCGGTCCGCCACAAGTTTGCTCTATTCTAAGACTCTCCTTAAGGCGTTCCACTCCTTCTCGTCCCAAGCATTCTTGTCCGCAACAACTATAAGAGCTCCATTGTTGGAAACCACGTAGTCTCTAACTGCGCTCAGCATCTTTGCTATTGAAGGGAATTCATTGTACAACCTTAAGAACTCCAAGCCTTCTATCAACACTATTCCCCTAAGATTGCTCCTTTTCATCTCGAAGATGTACCTATTGACCATGTCGGTTATCTTGTACAGATCGGTGGGGTAGATTCCATTTGGCCTTTCTATAGTGGTGAAGATGAAGGAATTCCACTTTTCAGATGGCCTTAAGCTCCGCAGAAAAGCAAGAACTGGATAATCTTTCAACTGTGTTTTAATTTGTTTAAACCCTTCTGGTGGAATAATAAGAACTCCTTCAAGCTCCGGAAATTCTGCAACTCTTATATCCTCATTTTTGATGAAACGCGGGCTGGAAACTATTTTGTAATAAAAGTAGAACAAACTTGCACCAACTGCTAAAGCGACTATCTGTCCTACACTCCACAATTGGGGAATCTTAGTCTTAGAAAATAAAGGATAAATTGCAGAGGCAACACCTGAAATCATGAGGGCAATTCCCAATCCCTTTCCATCTCTGCCGTAATATGGGGAGAGAGTTTCAATCGCTATGGCACCAAGTATCACCGTCAAAAGTCCTCCAAATATATACCCATCTTCAGGGTTTCTTTCAATAATGCTCTCCCCTATGCCAAAAAGAGCTATAACAAGGGGCTGAACTATAACGCCTGCCTTGGGAATTGGAACGTTAGCCTCTTCCTTAAGCATAGAAAAGAGACCAAGGGTAAAGAGGGCAAAAGCTAAAGAGACTAAAGCGTTTTCGATCTTTATATTAATAAGCCCGAAGGTTGCCGTTGGAATTGCAGAAATCCACGAAAGTGCGAAGAATAGGGCAGACTTCCGTCTACTTTTGTAATAGGCATACAAAAACAGTAAAACTGCTCCGATCCTTATTATAAATGCCCCTATAATACTTACTTCAAGTGGATGTATCATGGGGCTCCCAAATACCGAATAAATGTTCGATGATTATAAGGTTTTCCGTTTTGTCTCAGATGTGATGGCCCTCATCACCCTTCAGTGCCGGGCCTCGACCATCATCGACGTTTATATATCCTTCAGAAACTTAAAGAGTTTTTCGACAAAGTTAAAA
It encodes:
- a CDS encoding DUF835 domain-containing protein; the protein is MIHPLEVSIIGAFIIRIGAVLLFLYAYYKSRRKSALFFALSWISAIPTATFGLINIKIENALVSLAFALFTLGLFSMLKEEANVPIPKAGVIVQPLVIALFGIGESIIERNPEDGYIFGGLLTVILGAIAIETLSPYYGRDGKGLGIALMISGVASAIYPLFSKTKIPQLWSVGQIVALAVGASLFYFYYKIVSSPRFIKNEDIRVAEFPELEGVLIIPPEGFKQIKTQLKDYPVLAFLRSLRPSEKWNSFIFTTIERPNGIYPTDLYKITDMVNRYIFEMKRSNLRGIVLIEGLEFLRLYNEFPSIAKMLSAVRDYVVSNNGALIVVADKNAWDEKEWNALRRVLE
- a CDS encoding YkgJ family cysteine cluster protein, with the protein product MEKRWVATINLETLQIKSDPSFKFKCLQCANCCINLEIPLRDEDITRIEDLGFNAWEFVDYEKMFYRGDKFLGYGLKKRPFDDGCVFLGEDGKCKIYSKRPLACKLYPFILIKHGLVIEVYVKEDPFCKGINHPDGEHVDLDFVMKYFGEVISEYRQKMGISNHQNKPANLII
- a CDS encoding Lrp/AsnC family transcriptional regulator — encoded protein: MMVDELDRKIISILQEDARLSYREIAKKVGVAVGTVYNRIKRLEEEGIIRGFAPKLDYAKLGYDLTTIIGVKAQGKRIIEIEREIAKDPHVACVYDVTGEYDIIVIAKFRGREDMNRFVKKLLRIDGVEKTYTHVAMDIVKEDLTLEV
- a CDS encoding signal recognition particle protein Srp54 yields the protein MVLDKLGQSLNNALRKLARASTVDEALVREVVRDIQRALLTSDVNVRLVLDLTKKIEKRALEEKPPAGVSKKEHIIKIVYEELTNFLGKEAKPIEIKEKPTILLTVGIQGSGKTTSVAKLARYFQKHGYKVGLVCSDTWRPGAYFQLKQLVEPYGIEVFGDPEEKDAVKLAKEGVEYFKKKGVDVIIVDSAGRHKEEKGLIEEMKQISEAINPHEVILVIDGTIGQQAYNQALAFKEATPIGSIIVTKLDGSAKGGGALSAVVATGAPIKFIGVGEKIDDLEPFDPKRFVSRLLGLGDIQGLLEKFEELSKEAEFKEEDVEKFLRGKFNLKDMYAQLEAMRKMGPLQQILKMIPGMGYSIPDEVIKVSEERLKKFKVIMDSMTEEELENPEIINYSRIKRIARGSGTSTKDVKELLNQYKQMKKFFKGMDKRKLAKMAKKFNFGGLGI
- a CDS encoding phosphoribosyltransferase family protein — encoded protein: MSQIEAVKEKLRVIRILRLLKKSYTYEELSRITGLPITVLNRYVRGKVLPSTQRAKELIKVLSPYVNLEEEVKKRIVFDKHGLFDNLKILSDTDLMSLIAESVASRYMEMDIDKILTAATDGIPLAIHIGNELGVDVVYAKKKKEVGVEKFYEVNYVSSSSGSVMTLYLPSWAIKKGERVLIVDDVVRSGETQRALIEMCKQANATPAGMFFLISAGNAIDRIKEEYNIPVDVMVRL
- a CDS encoding Lrp/AsnC family transcriptional regulator produces the protein MMEAFVLIIVKPGNEDLVYEKLKDIPQVKEIYKVYGEYDIIIRVEIENIKELDSFHDEILRKIREIEMTETLIASSYGS